One genomic window of Magnetococcales bacterium includes the following:
- the leuB gene encoding 3-isopropylmalate dehydrogenase, with protein sequence MEKTILLLPGDGIGQEIVAEARKVLDWVITHEKLSIRCTEGLIGGTAYDATGTPLPEQTVAQAKAAAAVLLGAVGGPKWESLDYSVRPERGLLGIRKQLDLYCNLRPAQVFPQLADASTLKREVVSGIDIMVVRELSSGIYFGEPRGVETLPDGRQRGFNTLVYTTDEIERVARSAFLAARRRKGRVCSVDKANVLECTELWRQVVTRLRNAEFPDVELSHMYVDNAAMQLIRNPRQFDVILTTNMFGDILSDEASMLTGSIGMLPSASLGDRFALYEPIHGSAPDIAGKGVANPLATILSVAMLFRYSLDLPEVADRIERAVNRVLDQGLRTPDIMQAGMKRVGTLEMGSAVVAALAE encoded by the coding sequence ATGGAAAAGACCATTCTGTTGTTGCCCGGCGATGGCATCGGTCAGGAAATTGTGGCCGAGGCACGCAAGGTCCTGGATTGGGTCATCACCCATGAAAAACTGTCCATCCGGTGTACAGAGGGGCTGATCGGCGGCACCGCCTATGATGCGACAGGCACTCCCCTGCCGGAACAAACCGTGGCCCAGGCCAAGGCCGCCGCTGCGGTCTTGTTGGGTGCCGTGGGCGGACCCAAATGGGAATCTCTGGATTACAGCGTGCGCCCGGAACGAGGCCTGCTCGGCATTCGTAAACAATTGGATCTCTATTGCAATCTGCGTCCGGCCCAGGTCTTCCCCCAGTTGGCCGACGCCTCGACCCTGAAACGGGAAGTGGTCAGCGGCATTGACATCATGGTCGTGCGGGAACTCTCCTCCGGTATCTACTTCGGGGAACCCCGCGGCGTGGAAACCCTCCCGGATGGCCGGCAGCGCGGATTCAATACCCTGGTCTACACCACGGATGAAATCGAGCGCGTGGCCCGGTCCGCCTTTCTGGCGGCCCGGCGTCGCAAAGGCCGGGTCTGCTCGGTGGACAAGGCCAATGTCCTGGAATGCACGGAGTTGTGGCGGCAGGTGGTGACCAGACTCCGCAATGCCGAGTTTCCCGACGTGGAACTGAGCCATATGTATGTGGACAATGCCGCCATGCAACTGATCCGCAATCCCCGGCAATTTGACGTGATCCTGACCACGAACATGTTTGGCGATATTCTCTCCGACGAGGCGAGCATGTTGACCGGCTCCATCGGCATGCTCCCCTCTGCTTCGCTCGGGGATCGTTTTGCCCTTTACGAACCGATCCATGGTTCGGCCCCGGACATTGCCGGCAAAGGAGTGGCCAACCCCCTGGCGACCATTCTCTCCGTGGCCATGCTGTTCCGGTACTCCCTGGACCTGCCGGAAGTGGCGGATCGTATCGAACGGGCCGTCAACCGGGTTCTGGATCAGGGCTTGCGCACCCCGGACATCATGCAGGCC